Within Pseudomonas antarctica, the genomic segment GTTTGCCATGACGCAAAATAAGGTTTTGGTCTAGGCTATGAACGACCAGTATTTTATAGTTGCCTTTTTGTTGTACGGAAAAGGCCAGTGTTTGTTCTGTGCCATTTAAATACTTTGTGACGCCAGGGAATATTTTATAAGGTGAAAACCCGATATAGGTCATAACCCCATCGTCATAGGCAAAATCTGGCGTGATATTTTGACTGTCCTTCCCTGGCCGCATGTAATAGTCCCAGTTGCGCGGGGCCTGGCCGTTTTCGAGCGTTTGTGCAATTACCTTCTTTTCTTGCTCAACCTGCAAAGCTTTTGACCGTGCCAGTTCTTCTTGGCTGGCCTTGACACGTTTATCGTCTGGATAGGCATAATTAACGACAAGCGACGGTTCACGCTTACTGCTGGCATCTAGCAAAACCAGTTCAAGGCTGTAGTTTTTTTTGTTCGTTGAGACAAACAGGTTTGTACGCCATTCAGAGGCGATGGGTTCGAACAACTTTTGAACGGTCTCTTTTTCGCCGCTCTCGTTGATTATTTCTTGTTTTTGGACGGCAGGCCGTGGGCTGATTGAAAGCTTATTTGCATCCCACTTAACATCCCAACCATCTTCAAATCCAGTCATTGGCTTGCCGACGATAACTTCGTCTGAACTGAAAATGACGGTGGTCAAAAAGCCGAGTCGTGAATACACCACTGTGATATTCGCAGGATTGTAATCGACGCTCTGCA encodes:
- a CDS encoding TrbG/VirB9 family P-type conjugative transfer protein produces the protein MKKVILYCLLGWTSFSNAASIPSASPYDYRMQSVDYNPANITVVYSRLGFLTTVIFSSDEVIVGKPMTGFEDGWDVKWDANKLSISPRPAVQKQEIINESGEKETVQKLFEPIASEWRTNLFVSTNKKNYSLELVLLDASSKREPSLVVNYAYPDDKRVKASQEELARSKALQVEQEKKVIAQTLENGQAPRNWDYYMRPGKDSQNITPDFAYDDGVMTYIGFSPYKIFPGVTKYLNGTEQTLAFSVQQKGNYKILVVHSLDQNLILRHGKQVIGVVNQSFGKVVTPYKNTSSTQVERVEVKNDKPN